A part of Citrifermentans bremense genomic DNA contains:
- a CDS encoding glycosyltransferase family 117 protein, with protein MNLSGTFRRLDPFSIAAFIVPLFIYLLTLAPTVTFFDSGEFITAIASLGTAHSPGYPLFINYAKPFTFLPLGSIAFRVNVATAISAASACYGVFFLTLYLLKDEQGAWEARLGRLSARLCALSAALTFACTARLWLQSNHDKPYPLLAFISAIVFWLMLLWRESYLEGRERPSYVYLGAFLVGLATGAHQIIVLMIPTYAWLLISADRRVVFRVKEFLIAFAFGFLGFGIHLHLVVRALQKPLLNWGDSKNLTQFLWNLLRKGYPVEKPPRDLGLLWAQVNAFNIPYEFTIVGMVLLVAGLAGFAVTRKRYLVFGYLIALASFLLVIVGYFNTPGELIFLTEEFFTPLYLLSAVFIGVGLFVVLREVGSHLPERSAVRGALLLPLFALPVAVCAMNYRENDQHQNYIAFDYASNTLRSLPQNAVMYTWGDSGAFPLWYLQGVERMREDLALPHTPHLVFDWYLDSMPVLFRGSRLYTLPMDQRYPENTLFLSVMEQYAKRPVYIDFSTRYSVAFQNFQLHQRGIIYRLDPPDFPSATLDSDVWGLYSTRGILGGSDMFFRDLDTGKAILIYGAALVESGETLLKLGEKEAGTRALDLAGRVSPEAGQQALQILRSYGVR; from the coding sequence GTGAACCTTTCCGGAACCTTCAGAAGGCTAGACCCCTTTTCCATCGCGGCCTTCATCGTCCCTTTGTTCATCTACCTTTTGACCCTGGCTCCGACGGTAACCTTTTTCGACAGCGGCGAGTTCATAACCGCCATCGCCTCGCTTGGGACCGCGCACTCACCTGGCTACCCGCTCTTCATCAACTACGCGAAGCCCTTCACCTTTCTCCCCTTGGGGAGCATCGCCTTCAGGGTCAACGTGGCCACCGCCATCTCGGCTGCCTCCGCCTGCTACGGCGTCTTCTTTCTGACCCTGTACCTGCTCAAGGACGAGCAGGGGGCCTGGGAGGCGCGGCTGGGCAGGCTCTCCGCAAGACTCTGCGCCCTGAGCGCCGCGCTCACCTTCGCCTGCACCGCGAGGCTCTGGCTTCAGTCCAACCACGACAAGCCGTACCCGCTCCTCGCCTTCATCAGCGCCATCGTCTTCTGGCTCATGCTCCTTTGGCGCGAAAGCTACCTGGAGGGGCGCGAGCGCCCAAGCTACGTCTACCTGGGGGCTTTCCTCGTGGGGCTTGCCACCGGGGCGCACCAGATCATCGTGCTGATGATACCGACCTACGCCTGGCTCCTCATCTCCGCTGACCGGCGCGTGGTCTTCCGGGTGAAGGAGTTCCTCATCGCCTTCGCCTTCGGCTTCCTCGGCTTCGGGATACATCTGCACCTGGTGGTCCGGGCGCTGCAAAAGCCGCTGCTCAACTGGGGGGACTCGAAGAACCTGACCCAGTTCCTCTGGAACCTGCTCAGGAAGGGTTACCCGGTGGAGAAGCCCCCCCGCGACCTTGGGCTTTTGTGGGCCCAGGTGAACGCCTTCAACATCCCCTACGAGTTCACCATCGTCGGCATGGTGCTGCTGGTAGCCGGGCTCGCCGGTTTCGCCGTCACCAGGAAGAGGTACCTGGTCTTTGGGTACCTGATCGCGCTCGCCTCCTTTCTCCTGGTCATCGTCGGCTACTTCAACACGCCCGGCGAGCTGATCTTTCTCACCGAGGAGTTCTTCACCCCGCTCTACCTTCTGAGCGCCGTCTTCATCGGTGTCGGGCTCTTCGTGGTGCTCCGCGAGGTAGGGAGCCATCTTCCCGAGCGTTCCGCGGTCAGGGGGGCGCTGCTGCTGCCTCTCTTCGCGCTTCCGGTCGCAGTCTGCGCGATGAACTACCGCGAGAACGACCAGCACCAGAACTACATCGCCTTCGACTACGCCTCCAACACGCTCAGGTCGCTCCCGCAGAACGCGGTGATGTACACCTGGGGGGACTCGGGCGCGTTCCCGCTTTGGTACCTGCAGGGGGTGGAGCGGATGCGCGAGGACCTGGCCCTGCCGCACACCCCGCACCTGGTCTTCGACTGGTACCTGGACAGCATGCCGGTCCTTTTCCGCGGCTCGCGCCTTTACACCCTCCCCATGGACCAGCGCTACCCGGAGAACACCCTGTTCCTGTCGGTGATGGAGCAGTACGCCAAGCGCCCTGTATACATAGACTTCTCCACCAGGTATTCGGTCGCGTTCCAGAACTTCCAGCTGCACCAGCGCGGCATCATCTACCGCCTGGATCCCCCTGACTTCCCCTCAGCCACCCTGGACTCCGACGTCTGGGGGCTCTACTCCACCCGCGGCATCCTTGGGGGAAGCGACATGTTCTTCCGCGACCTCGACACCGGCAAGGCGATCCTCATCTACGGCGCGGCCCTGGTCGAGTCGGGGGAAACGCTTTTGAAGCTCGGGGAAAAAGAGGCGGGGACGCGGGCGCTCGACCTTGCCGGGCGGGTCTCGCCCGAGGCGGGACAGCAGGCGCTGCAGATTCTCAGAAGCTACGGGGTGCGTTGA
- a CDS encoding two-component system sensor histidine kinase NtrB gives MIDRKRVFWFILLRLLVVSVFLATTIFLDVRTYDVGTDIAQKVLIRLMGATYLFSLGSLVVLYRSRREIRTLTYAQIVWDLILVTVMILISGGVTSPYAFLYFLSIISASTLLARSQAYYTASLCVILYGAILDFQYYGKLAPLGLSAYPAQQYGAAYLFYLIFLHCAAFFLTATLAGHLSERARRSESAFQEKAIDYEELERLNSCIVSTIDSGLLTINPDGRIRVFNSYMERLTGLSQQQAYDRPLCEAIPGLSPFERRFFDGGQGEFKHQAPDGGQLLLSFKSVPLTGKEDATVGAIFDIHDLTEMKRLAAELKRADRLAAVGELSARMAHEIRNPLAAISGSVQLVALRPWVDEKDKRLFSIILRETDRLDGLLRDFLFYAKPAQPTKIPLKLHRVIADLCALLSTDPRLERVTIENRVPEDLVVVFDKDQCSQVFWNLVVNSAEAIAGEGSIVIEACAVRSGDKKEARISVRDSGSGMNQAEVRRVFEPFFTTKKGGTGLGLATVYRIVETHGGRMVVDSEEGAGTTVTLFLPA, from the coding sequence ATGATCGACAGGAAAAGGGTTTTCTGGTTCATACTGCTCAGGTTGCTGGTGGTGTCCGTCTTTCTGGCCACCACCATCTTCCTCGACGTGCGTACCTATGACGTAGGCACCGACATAGCCCAGAAGGTGCTGATCCGGCTGATGGGCGCGACCTACCTTTTCTCGCTCGGCTCCCTGGTGGTCCTTTACCGCTCGCGCCGGGAGATCCGCACCCTCACCTACGCCCAGATCGTCTGGGATCTGATCCTGGTCACGGTGATGATCCTGATCTCCGGCGGGGTGACCTCGCCTTACGCCTTTCTCTACTTTCTCTCGATCATCAGCGCCAGCACGCTTTTGGCCCGCTCGCAGGCGTACTACACCGCCTCGCTCTGCGTCATCCTCTACGGCGCCATCCTCGATTTTCAGTACTACGGCAAGCTCGCCCCGCTGGGGCTTTCCGCCTACCCGGCGCAGCAGTACGGAGCTGCGTACCTTTTCTACCTGATCTTCCTCCACTGCGCGGCGTTTTTTCTGACGGCGACCCTTGCAGGCCACCTTTCGGAGAGGGCCAGGCGCTCCGAAAGCGCCTTCCAGGAGAAGGCGATCGACTACGAGGAGCTGGAGCGTCTGAACTCCTGCATCGTCTCGACCATCGACTCGGGGCTGCTCACCATCAACCCGGATGGGCGGATCCGCGTCTTCAACAGCTACATGGAGCGCTTGACGGGGCTCTCGCAGCAGCAGGCCTACGACCGCCCGCTCTGCGAGGCGATCCCGGGTCTCTCCCCCTTCGAGCGCCGTTTCTTCGACGGTGGCCAAGGCGAATTTAAGCACCAGGCGCCGGACGGGGGACAGCTGCTTCTCTCCTTCAAGTCGGTGCCGCTCACCGGCAAGGAGGACGCCACCGTGGGGGCGATCTTCGATATACACGACCTGACCGAGATGAAGCGTCTGGCCGCCGAGCTCAAGCGCGCGGACAGGCTTGCCGCGGTCGGGGAGCTCTCCGCCCGCATGGCGCACGAAATCAGGAACCCGCTCGCCGCCATCAGCGGTTCGGTGCAGTTGGTGGCTCTTAGGCCCTGGGTAGACGAGAAGGACAAACGGCTTTTCTCCATCATCCTCAGGGAGACCGACCGCCTGGACGGGCTCTTGCGCGATTTCCTCTTCTACGCGAAACCCGCCCAGCCCACCAAGATCCCCCTCAAGCTGCACCGGGTGATAGCAGACCTCTGCGCGCTTTTGTCCACCGACCCGCGCCTTGAGCGGGTGACCATAGAGAACCGCGTGCCCGAGGACCTGGTGGTCGTCTTCGACAAGGACCAGTGCTCGCAGGTCTTCTGGAACCTGGTTGTGAACAGCGCGGAGGCGATAGCCGGGGAGGGGAGCATCGTGATCGAGGCCTGCGCCGTCCGCAGCGGCGACAAGAAGGAGGCCCGGATCAGCGTCAGGGACAGCGGTTCCGGCATGAACCAGGCGGAGGTGAGGCGGGTCTTCGAGCCCTTTTTCACCACCAAGAAGGGGGGGACCGGCCTGGGGCTCGCCACCGTCTACCGGATCGTGGAAACCCACGGGGGGAGGATGGTGGTGGACAGCGAGGAAGGGGCGGGTACCACGGTCACCCTTTTCCTTCCGGCTTGA
- a CDS encoding type II secretion system F family protein: protein MPKFDWEARSKAGSTQKGVMEAGNAAQVEAQLKRYGFTGITVKEQGKGFNMQLKLPGSGAKKIETKELVVFTRQFATMIDSGLPLVQCLDILSGQQENKTFKEILIKVKESVESGSTFADALSKHPKAFDQLYVNLVAAGEVGGILDTILARLAAYIEKAMKLKKQVKGAMVYPITIMSIAVIVVGVILVFVIPTFAKMFADFGGELPAPTRIVIAMSNFLTKYIVVIIAVLFGIKFAIGKYYNTPGGRKNIDRLALRAPVAGPLIRKVSVAKFTRTLGTMISSGVPIMDGLEIVAKTAGNKIVEEAIYKVRQSISEGKTIAEPLSESGVFPPMVVQMISVGEATGAMDAMLNKIADFYDDEVDDAVGAMTSMMEPLLMVFLGTTVGGLVIAMYLPIFKLAGAVGG, encoded by the coding sequence ATGCCTAAGTTTGATTGGGAAGCAAGGAGCAAGGCCGGCAGCACCCAGAAAGGGGTGATGGAGGCCGGCAATGCGGCCCAGGTCGAGGCCCAGCTCAAAAGATACGGTTTCACCGGCATCACGGTCAAGGAACAGGGGAAGGGTTTCAACATGCAGCTCAAGCTCCCCGGCTCCGGCGCCAAGAAGATCGAGACCAAGGAACTCGTGGTCTTCACGCGCCAGTTCGCGACCATGATCGACTCCGGCCTCCCCCTGGTGCAGTGCCTGGACATCCTGTCTGGGCAGCAGGAGAACAAGACCTTCAAGGAGATACTGATCAAGGTTAAGGAGAGCGTAGAGAGCGGCTCCACCTTCGCCGATGCCCTCTCAAAGCACCCGAAGGCGTTCGACCAGCTCTACGTCAACCTGGTCGCCGCAGGCGAGGTCGGCGGTATCCTCGACACCATCCTGGCCCGGCTCGCAGCCTACATCGAGAAGGCGATGAAGCTGAAGAAGCAGGTGAAAGGCGCCATGGTGTACCCGATCACCATCATGTCCATCGCGGTCATCGTGGTCGGCGTCATCCTGGTCTTCGTCATCCCCACCTTCGCCAAGATGTTCGCCGACTTCGGCGGGGAGCTACCGGCACCGACCCGGATCGTCATCGCCATGTCCAACTTCCTGACCAAGTACATCGTGGTCATCATCGCCGTCCTCTTCGGCATCAAGTTCGCCATCGGCAAGTACTACAACACCCCCGGCGGCAGGAAGAACATCGACCGGCTCGCGCTTCGGGCCCCGGTCGCGGGACCGTTGATCCGCAAGGTGTCGGTGGCGAAATTCACCCGCACCCTGGGGACCATGATCAGCTCCGGCGTCCCCATCATGGACGGGCTCGAGATCGTGGCCAAGACCGCCGGGAACAAGATCGTCGAGGAGGCGATCTACAAGGTGCGCCAGTCCATCTCCGAAGGTAAGACCATCGCCGAACCCTTGTCGGAGAGCGGGGTGTTTCCCCCCATGGTGGTGCAGATGATCTCCGTAGGCGAGGCGACCGGCGCCATGGACGCCATGCTCAACAAGATCGCTGACTTCTACGATGACGAGGTCGACGACGCCGTCGGCGCCATGACCTCGATGATGGAGCCTTTGCTGATGGTGTTCCTGGGAACCACCGTCGGCGGTCTGGTCATCGCCATGTACCTGCCGATCTTCAAGCTCGCCGGCGCGGTCGGCGGTTGA
- a CDS encoding type IV pilus twitching motility protein PilT — MINFHQMLKELVERNGSDLHITTNTSPQIRIDGKLTPMDIPPLTPIETKQLCYSILTDSQKHKFEEENELDLSFGVKGLSRFRGNIFVQRGAVAGVFRVIPYKILTFEELGLPPVVKMLCDKPRGLILVTGPTGSGKSTTLASMIDRINQERHDHIVTVEDPIEYLHPHKGCIVNQREVGADTKSFKHALKYVLRQDPDVVLIGELRDLETIEAALTLAETGHLCFATLHTNSCAQTINRIIDVFPPYQQTQVRTQLSFVLEGVMSQTLIPKANGGGRALALEVMVPNPAIRNLIREDKVHQIYSQMQVGQEKFGMQTMNQCLMSLLSRRIITVEDALGRSSEPDELKQMLAPGGGAGQIRRPPQR, encoded by the coding sequence ATGATCAATTTTCACCAAATGCTCAAGGAACTGGTGGAACGTAACGGTTCCGACCTGCACATAACCACCAACACCTCGCCGCAGATCCGCATCGACGGCAAGCTCACCCCGATGGACATACCGCCTCTGACCCCCATCGAGACCAAACAGCTCTGCTACAGCATCCTTACCGACTCGCAAAAGCACAAGTTCGAGGAGGAGAACGAGCTAGACCTCTCCTTCGGCGTCAAGGGGTTGTCGCGCTTCAGGGGGAACATCTTCGTGCAGCGCGGCGCCGTGGCCGGGGTCTTCAGGGTCATCCCCTACAAGATCCTCACCTTTGAGGAGCTGGGGCTGCCGCCGGTGGTGAAGATGCTTTGCGACAAGCCGCGCGGCCTGATCCTCGTCACCGGCCCTACCGGCAGCGGTAAATCCACCACGCTCGCCTCCATGATCGACCGGATCAACCAGGAACGCCACGACCACATCGTGACCGTCGAGGACCCGATCGAGTACCTGCACCCGCACAAGGGGTGCATTGTGAACCAGCGCGAGGTCGGCGCCGACACCAAGAGCTTCAAGCACGCGCTCAAGTATGTGCTGCGCCAGGACCCGGACGTGGTGCTTATCGGCGAGCTGCGCGACCTGGAGACCATCGAGGCGGCGCTCACCCTGGCCGAGACCGGGCACCTGTGCTTTGCGACCCTGCATACCAACTCCTGTGCCCAGACCATAAACAGGATCATCGACGTGTTCCCCCCGTACCAGCAGACCCAGGTACGCACCCAGCTCTCCTTCGTGCTCGAAGGGGTAATGTCGCAGACCCTGATTCCGAAGGCAAACGGCGGTGGGAGGGCGCTGGCCCTTGAGGTGATGGTCCCGAACCCAGCGATCCGGAACCTGATCCGCGAGGACAAGGTGCACCAGATCTATTCCCAGATGCAGGTCGGCCAGGAGAAGTTCGGCATGCAGACCATGAACCAGTGCCTGATGAGCCTTCTGTCCAGGCGCATCATTACCGTGGAAGACGCCCTCGGGCGCTCCTCCGAACCGGACGAGCTGAAACAGATGCTCGCGCCGGGAGGCGGTGCCGGGCAGATCAGGCGTCCCCCCCAGAGGTAA
- the aroE gene encoding shikimate dehydrogenase, translating to MNITGKTRITGIIGWPVAHSLSPPMHNAAFKALGLDFAYVPFPVAPEGLAAGVAGLAALGVAGFSVTIPHKVAILPLLDRITPEAELIGAVNTVQVEDGRLTGYNTDGIGLLSALRSKLGFLPEGRQVLVLGAGGAARSAAASLGLSSAGRVEVANRSPEAGRALAEAMQERLPGTAFASQPLDRIADRGYLASFDLVVNTTSVGMAGDGFAGLDLAALKPGACVYDMVYAPPVTPFLAQAEALGVPWANGLGMLAAQGEAAFRIWTGVAPPEGCMEQALAACLPTPGNP from the coding sequence ATGAACATCACAGGAAAGACCAGGATCACCGGGATCATCGGCTGGCCGGTAGCCCACTCCCTTTCGCCCCCGATGCACAACGCGGCCTTCAAGGCGCTGGGGCTCGACTTCGCCTACGTCCCGTTCCCGGTCGCGCCGGAGGGGCTCGCCGCAGGGGTGGCCGGCCTTGCCGCGCTCGGGGTGGCCGGCTTCAGCGTCACCATACCGCACAAGGTGGCGATCCTGCCGCTTTTGGACCGGATCACCCCCGAGGCGGAGCTGATCGGCGCGGTGAACACGGTCCAGGTGGAGGACGGGCGCCTCACCGGCTACAACACGGACGGGATCGGGCTTCTCTCCGCCCTTCGCTCCAAGCTTGGCTTTCTCCCCGAGGGGCGCCAGGTGCTGGTCCTTGGCGCCGGCGGGGCAGCCCGCAGCGCCGCCGCCTCGCTGGGGCTTTCCAGTGCCGGCAGGGTGGAGGTGGCAAACCGCTCGCCGGAGGCGGGGCGCGCCCTGGCAGAGGCGATGCAGGAGCGCCTTCCCGGGACCGCGTTCGCCTCTCAGCCGCTGGACCGGATTGCCGACCGGGGGTACCTTGCCTCCTTCGACCTCGTCGTCAACACCACCTCGGTTGGGATGGCCGGGGACGGTTTCGCCGGGCTCGACCTCGCCGCCCTGAAGCCCGGAGCCTGCGTCTACGACATGGTCTACGCCCCGCCGGTCACCCCCTTTCTGGCGCAGGCCGAGGCCCTGGGCGTCCCCTGGGCGAACGGGCTCGGTATGCTCGCCGCGCAGGGGGAGGCCGCCTTCAGGATCTGGACCGGGGTCGCCCCTCCCGAAGGGTGCATGGAACAGGCGCTTGCCGCCTGCCTCCCAACCCCAGGTAACCCTTGA
- the pilB gene encoding type IV-A pilus assembly ATPase PilB, whose translation MHVSRLGELLVSNSLITKEQLKQALAEQKAAGGQLRLGSILVRDSLINEADLTSFLSKQYGVPTINLADYEVEPSVVKIIPAEIAHKYQIVPVNRAGSTLIIAMSDPSNIFAIDDIKFMTGYNVEVVVVAESSIKAAIDKLYDQSASLADVMNDLEIDDLEVVGDDEEVDVSSLERATEDAPVVKLVNLILTDAIKKKASDIHIEPYEKYFRVRYRIDGVLYEVMKPPLKLKNAITSRIKIMSELDIAERRLPQDGRIKIKLGGGKDMDFRVSVLPTLFGEKIVLRLLDKSNLQLDMSKLGYEPEALVHFQREIHKPFGMVLVTGPTGSGKTVSLYSALSELNKVTENISTAEDPVEFNFAGINQVQMHEDIGLNFAAALRAFLRQDPDVIMIGEIRDFETAEIGVKAALTGHLVLSTLHTNDAPSTINRLLNMGIEPFLVASAVNLISAQRLARRVCSECKQVDEVPVQALIDAGLPREQAEGAVCYRGGGCPKCNGTGYKGRVGFYQVMPMLEPIRELILNGANTAEIKRESMRLGIKTMRQSGLTKLVEGVTSFEEVLRVTVADD comes from the coding sequence ATGCACGTAAGCAGACTGGGTGAGCTGCTGGTCAGCAACAGCCTCATAACCAAGGAGCAGTTGAAGCAGGCCCTGGCCGAACAGAAGGCGGCCGGAGGGCAGCTGCGGCTGGGCTCCATACTGGTCAGGGATAGCCTGATCAACGAGGCGGACCTCACCTCCTTCCTCTCCAAGCAGTACGGCGTGCCGACCATAAACCTCGCGGACTACGAGGTGGAGCCCTCGGTGGTGAAGATCATCCCCGCCGAGATCGCCCACAAGTATCAGATCGTGCCGGTGAACCGGGCCGGCTCCACGCTCATCATCGCCATGAGCGACCCGTCCAACATCTTCGCCATCGACGACATCAAGTTCATGACCGGCTACAACGTAGAGGTGGTCGTGGTCGCCGAGAGCTCCATCAAGGCCGCCATCGACAAGCTCTACGACCAGTCTGCCTCCCTGGCCGACGTGATGAACGACCTGGAGATCGACGACCTGGAGGTCGTTGGGGACGATGAGGAGGTGGACGTAAGCTCCCTGGAGCGCGCCACCGAGGACGCGCCGGTCGTCAAGCTGGTGAACCTGATCCTGACCGACGCCATCAAGAAGAAGGCCTCCGATATTCATATCGAACCCTACGAGAAGTACTTCCGGGTGCGCTACCGCATCGACGGCGTGCTCTACGAGGTGATGAAGCCCCCCCTGAAGCTGAAAAACGCCATCACCTCGCGCATCAAGATCATGAGCGAGCTTGACATCGCGGAAAGGCGCCTGCCCCAGGACGGCCGCATCAAGATCAAGCTTGGGGGGGGCAAGGACATGGACTTCCGCGTCTCGGTGCTCCCCACCCTCTTCGGCGAGAAGATCGTTCTGCGCCTTCTGGACAAGTCGAACCTGCAGCTAGACATGTCGAAGCTTGGCTACGAGCCGGAGGCGCTGGTGCACTTCCAGCGCGAGATCCACAAGCCCTTCGGCATGGTGCTGGTCACAGGCCCCACCGGCAGCGGCAAGACGGTCTCCCTCTACTCGGCCCTCTCCGAACTGAACAAGGTCACCGAGAACATCTCCACCGCCGAGGACCCGGTCGAGTTCAACTTCGCCGGCATCAACCAGGTGCAGATGCACGAGGACATAGGCCTCAACTTCGCGGCCGCACTGCGCGCCTTCCTGCGACAGGACCCGGACGTGATCATGATCGGCGAGATCCGCGACTTCGAGACGGCGGAGATCGGCGTGAAAGCCGCGCTCACCGGCCACCTGGTGCTCTCCACGCTGCACACAAACGACGCCCCCTCGACCATCAACCGCCTGCTGAACATGGGGATCGAGCCGTTCCTGGTCGCCTCGGCGGTGAACCTCATCTCCGCCCAGAGGCTCGCGCGCCGCGTCTGCAGCGAGTGCAAGCAGGTGGACGAGGTCCCCGTCCAGGCGCTTATCGACGCGGGGCTTCCCCGCGAGCAGGCGGAAGGCGCGGTCTGCTACAGGGGTGGCGGATGTCCCAAGTGCAACGGCACCGGGTACAAGGGGAGGGTCGGTTTCTACCAGGTGATGCCGATGCTGGAACCGATCCGCGAGCTGATACTGAACGGGGCCAACACGGCCGAGATCAAGAGGGAATCGATGCGGCTTGGGATCAAGACCATGCGCCAGTCCGGTCTCACCAAGCTTGTCGAGGGGGTCACCTCCTTCGAGGAAGTGCTCAGGGTTACGGTTGCTGACGACTAA
- a CDS encoding lysylphosphatidylglycerol synthase transmembrane domain-containing protein — protein MFKEKPDKKLLVGLAVSAVCLLLLFRKIDFAKMAAAFAGMDTRYLAPALLLTFVSYFLRALRWKFLLEPIKKTRLSNLFPATLIGYMANNLLPARLGELVRAYVLGRKEGIETSAVFASLVVDRLCDGFTMFVVLLSAFFTVRLPAGREGMQQGLVTGGYLTFALYLAVLMFLTLLRRRTDWTLSIVSRLLAPFSANASLKASALLRSFISGIRVPAGAAGAAATAATSLLIWATAIWPLDLLLRAFGVELPLPASMFIMVFLVFAVMVPASPGFVGTHHLACVTALSAFDIAGERALSIAIVVHAMGFLPVIAAGLLCLWRDKLSLKQISENNESGART, from the coding sequence GCTTGGCGGTCAGCGCTGTCTGTCTGCTGCTGCTCTTCAGGAAGATCGACTTCGCCAAGATGGCGGCAGCCTTTGCCGGGATGGACACCCGCTACCTGGCACCCGCCCTCCTCCTCACCTTCGTCAGCTACTTCCTCCGGGCGCTGCGCTGGAAGTTCCTCCTGGAGCCCATCAAAAAGACCCGGCTCTCCAACCTTTTCCCTGCCACCCTGATCGGGTACATGGCGAACAACCTGCTTCCGGCAAGGCTCGGAGAACTGGTGCGCGCCTACGTCCTGGGGCGCAAGGAGGGGATCGAGACCTCCGCCGTCTTCGCCTCGCTGGTGGTGGACCGGCTCTGCGACGGCTTCACCATGTTTGTGGTGCTGCTCTCGGCCTTCTTCACGGTGCGTCTTCCGGCCGGGAGGGAAGGGATGCAGCAAGGGCTTGTCACCGGCGGTTATCTCACCTTCGCCCTCTACCTCGCGGTCCTCATGTTCCTGACGCTCCTGAGGAGGCGGACGGACTGGACCTTGAGCATCGTCTCCCGGCTCCTGGCCCCTTTTTCCGCCAACGCATCCCTGAAGGCCTCGGCACTTTTACGCTCCTTCATCTCCGGGATACGAGTCCCGGCCGGCGCGGCCGGGGCGGCGGCGACCGCCGCCACCTCGCTGCTGATCTGGGCCACGGCCATCTGGCCGCTGGATCTGCTTTTGCGCGCCTTCGGCGTGGAGCTCCCGCTGCCGGCCTCCATGTTCATCATGGTGTTCCTGGTCTTCGCGGTGATGGTTCCTGCGTCGCCGGGATTCGTCGGGACCCATCACCTTGCCTGCGTCACGGCGCTCTCGGCCTTCGACATCGCGGGCGAGCGAGCCCTCAGCATCGCCATAGTGGTTCACGCCATGGGCTTTTTGCCGGTGATCGCGGCCGGGCTTCTCTGCCTTTGGCGGGACAAGCTGTCCCTGAAGCAAATCAGCGAAAACAACGAATCAGGAGCGCGTACGTGA
- a CDS encoding sigma-54-dependent transcriptional regulator: MRARILVVDDELSMREFLSILLEGEGYQVDQAENAEEALRLIGEQRYEMVISDVLMPGLGGIELLSRIKSESPETAVLMITAFTTAEQAVEAMKLGAYDYIGKPFKVEEVKVLVKNALEKQSLVQENKRLKAAVQERFSFSGLIGKSKQMREVYDLIAKVADSMANVLITGESGTGKELAARAIHYNSPRKGAPFVAVNCGAIPETLIESELFGHSKGAFTGAFADRPGLFEQAEGGTLFLDEIGEVPLQLQAKLLRVLQEREFRRVGGATSLKADVRIVAASNRNLEEQVREGTFREDLFYRLNVVMLRMPSLKERAEDIPALVEHFYKKYSLWSGADEIITPDALKALFNYPFPGNVRELENLVERCVVLGSRVIALDCLPASVREHRSVIPASGETEIPEEGMDLQAYLDNLEQKLLVQALDRCGGVKKRAAALLGMTFRSFRYRLAKFGMDEE, encoded by the coding sequence ATGCGCGCCAGGATACTGGTAGTAGATGACGAGCTGAGCATGAGGGAATTTCTCTCCATCCTGCTGGAGGGGGAGGGGTACCAGGTCGACCAGGCGGAAAATGCCGAGGAGGCGCTGCGCCTGATCGGGGAGCAGCGCTACGAGATGGTGATCTCGGACGTCCTGATGCCGGGGCTTGGGGGTATCGAGCTCCTCTCGAGGATCAAGAGCGAGTCGCCGGAGACCGCCGTGCTGATGATCACCGCCTTCACCACGGCCGAGCAGGCGGTGGAGGCGATGAAGCTTGGCGCCTACGACTACATCGGCAAGCCCTTCAAGGTGGAAGAGGTGAAGGTGCTGGTCAAGAACGCCCTGGAAAAGCAGAGCCTGGTCCAGGAGAACAAGCGGCTTAAGGCCGCGGTGCAGGAGCGGTTCAGCTTTTCCGGCCTGATCGGCAAGAGCAAGCAGATGCGCGAGGTGTACGACCTGATCGCCAAGGTCGCCGACAGCATGGCCAACGTCCTCATCACTGGCGAAAGCGGCACCGGCAAGGAGCTCGCGGCCCGCGCCATCCACTACAACAGCCCCAGGAAGGGTGCCCCCTTCGTGGCGGTGAACTGCGGCGCCATTCCCGAGACCCTGATCGAGAGCGAGCTCTTCGGGCACTCCAAGGGGGCTTTCACCGGCGCCTTCGCCGACCGCCCCGGCCTCTTCGAGCAGGCAGAGGGGGGGACGCTGTTTCTGGACGAGATCGGCGAGGTGCCGCTGCAGCTGCAGGCAAAGCTTTTGCGGGTGCTCCAGGAGCGCGAGTTCCGCCGGGTCGGCGGGGCGACCTCGCTCAAGGCGGATGTGCGCATCGTGGCCGCGTCCAACCGCAACCTCGAGGAGCAGGTGCGGGAGGGAACCTTTCGGGAGGACCTCTTCTACCGCCTGAACGTGGTAATGCTGCGCATGCCTTCGCTCAAGGAGCGCGCCGAGGACATCCCGGCCCTGGTCGAGCACTTCTACAAGAAGTACTCCCTTTGGTCCGGCGCCGACGAGATCATCACCCCGGACGCCCTGAAGGCCCTGTTCAACTACCCGTTCCCGGGGAACGTCCGTGAACTGGAGAACCTTGTTGAGCGCTGCGTTGTGCTCGGCAGCCGGGTCATCGCGCTTGACTGCCTCCCCGCCAGCGTCCGCGAGCACAGGAGCGTGATTCCGGCAAGCGGGGAGACCGAGATCCCAGAAGAGGGGATGGACCTGCAGGCATACCTGGACAACCTGGAGCAAAAGCTCCTGGTGCAGGCGCTGGACAGGTGCGGCGGCGTGAAGAAGCGGGCGGCGGCGCTATTGGGGATGACCTTCCGCTCCTTCCGTTACCGGCTGGCGAAATTCGGCATGGACGAGGAGTAG